From Granulicella arctica:
GGTCCGAACTGAGCCCAGTCTTCCGCGACTTCCTTTCTCAGGCCGAAAGCCGGAATCCGCTGACCCCTCAGGCTTTGCTGCAGGCCTGGGCTGAAATGGACCTCGTACGCAATTTATTACTAACTGAAATGAAACAATTTCCTATATTACTTACGCCCGTATGCTCCGTACCAGCAGTCCTTCATGGGGAGCGAAGCTGGACTGTAGAGGGAACCACAGTGAGCTATCTAGATGCAATGCGGTATACACAGTGGTTCAATCTACTAGGTTCGCCGGCGGCAGTGGTTCCAGTTGGAACCTCGGATATTGGACTTCCGATTGGAGTACAGATAGCTGGCATGCCATTTCTGGATGAAGCCGTTCTCGCAGTTGCGTCCGTCATCGATGCCGAATTCGGGTACAAAGAACCCCCAATTGCGCAAGACTCAGTTGCGTGACGTAATGGGTTTCGAGAGTGTGGGCACGTAGTGGAACTGAAATAATTGTGTCCTGTCACCAGTCTGCAGCCGATCATTCCAGTCAAGCTGATAATTCAAGGTCTTATCCGTGTCTGGGTAGTGCTCAGTGTTGGGATACGGGTAGTTGCTCATTGCCTGAAAGGGAATTTCAGCAACGGTAAAGGGTAAAGCCTCGTAAAAGTCCATATCCTTTACAAATCCATCGGCATAAAAAAAGTAATCGCGTTTCCAATGAGGTGGCAGTAGCGGTAAATTCGCATCACTGAACTCAGCATCAATATCTTCGCCGCTTCCGAAGATTACGAACTGATCATCCTTTGCATGCAGCAGGGGTGCGACTGCACCGTAGCGTGTATAGTTCCCTCGCTGCCACTGAAACGGTCCCGTGCTGCTGATTAACTGGTAGTCATAGGTGAGATCTCCAGGAGTTTTTCCATCGATTTGTTTTGGGTAGCCGCGAAATGCTAGCGTCGCAGCTGCGAGCGGCAGCTCAGTCTGTCTTACTTCTGCCGGAGCCTCAACCTCGTTATCCACAAGGATCTCGTCCCAATAGATCTGCAAATTGGTTCGGATGCGTATGCGCCTTACTCCAGGCGGGAGCTTGCCAGTTAGATCAACAACGATTGTTCGAGGTAGCCCCGCCGGAAATCCCATGTCGCTGATGATCATCTTCCACGACCCATCTGCCATCTGAGCCTCCACTGTAGGGGCCTGTGGAGCTTTGCCCGCCTGCCACGCGGCATACATCGAACTCGCGCTGAAGTATTCGATAAAGCCACTCATAAATAGACGCAATGGACGTTCGGCAGACCATTCGCCCAGCTCCAGACTCAGCTCGTGATCCTTGGCGAAACCTGCATAGTCTAAATTCTTAAAGTCGCGCACGTATTCATGATCGCGGTGTGCCAGTAATGGCAATACATCTTCTCCGCTATCACCCCATGCTCCAGCAGGGAGATGACGATGCGATGAAGCAGACACGGCCTTGCCTCCGGAGAAAGGTCTTTCGGTCATGAAGCGCTCATCAGGATAGACCTCTGTCCCCTCTGGATGGTCCACAGCGACCAGGCGCAGTTGATCAATGTAGTTGATCTCTTCCATTGGCTCACCAAAGCGAAGACTCAGCAGTCCTTGACGCGAACGAAGCGACGAGCCATCGACCTTGATCCATTCATCCGAATCACTTTCATTCCGGGTTGTAGGTGAGGTCCAATGACCAACTACTCCCGCTCCGATTACGTCAGTTACGAATTGATATTTTTTCCCGTCCCAAGCAAACAACACCGGACAAGAACTCCCACGACGATCTAGTTCAGTGAGCGCAAGCGGCTTTACAGCAGAAACTTCTAGCTCATCCTGCGGTACTCCGGTAGGCCATAACATGCGAACAATGTCTGCATGTTCTTCCTGTCCCAGTCCAGCAATGATCTCTAAGGAACCTTGTCCGCGATATCCAGAAGATCCAGCTATCTCAAATTTTTGAGAAGAGCCGTTGACAAAAACTTCGACCTTAGTTCCAAGACCTAACTTGTTGTCTGCCAGGCCAGTCAACATAATACGCAGTGAATGATTCTTACTGCCTCCCTCGTTGCGCAGAACAATCGGCATAACATCACCGCGCGCAATTATTAGGTCTGCAGCACCATCTCCATCGATGTCTGTAGCTATAAGTGATTGAGCACCGCTTAAATCCATTTGGCCAACACCGACAGTATCAGTGACATCTTCAAAGCCACGAGAACCCAGGTTCCGAAAGATCCGCAGGCGGGTTCCAGACTGATCTTGAACAATAGCGGCAAGATCCAGCCACCCATCATTATCAATGTCGATCGCAGCTAAACCCCAAGCTCCTACAATGCCGGTAATTGGCAACGGGGTTCGTTCGAACGTCCTCCCCTCTACGTTCTTCCATAGAGTGATGCCAGGAGCGCCAACATGTGTCACCGCGACATCCATCCAACCATCTTTATTGAAATCAAATGCGGTAATACCCCGCGTTGCGCCAAGAGATGGATCGTCGTACAGCGCTACCCGTTTGAACGCGCCTTCACGCTGATTCTCAAACACCGTCGGTGACGGATCCTTCCCGGTGACTAAAAGATCAACCGCCCGGTCATTATTAATATCTGATAGTGTTGCGCCCGATGTCTC
This genomic window contains:
- a CDS encoding FG-GAP-like repeat-containing protein gives rise to the protein MKPFAFFQAGLCIACSLLISIPAWSAEPNTAVVEAARENNTGVALMNQQLLAKALTHFEKAHKADPAAIVPVLNEGLALIYLRRLPEADALLEGASTTAPLNARAWYGLGLARFEAGDQEHALGSFQRAAKIDPLDADSHYYIAAVDLALKDYVHATEEFQKAIELSPLHASAQYGLARALQRSGNTADSRVHLQRFQQITQNKIGILFSTNYGEQGHYALAQDMLAPPTPVAAMIPVKFVPASDAPIAASTTGSTVVGAGACIFDLEGDGHKTIVSLGSGKDALRAYRVHSAGSLEEIASKGTSLVLNGRGVSCAVGDYDNDGLPDLAVALEDRVEVFHNLGHGKFENVTSALGIRVLNKPFGVAFVDFDHDGDVDLFVTGSSAKAGAAPSVLWRNNGNSTFTEWTVPTALGGSEETSGATLSDINNDRAVDLLVTGKDPSPTVFENQREGAFKRVALYDDPSLGATRGITAFDFNKDGWMDVAVTHVGAPGITLWKNVEGRTFERTPLPITGIVGAWGLAAIDIDNDGWLDLAAIVQDQSGTRLRIFRNLGSRGFEDVTDTVGVGQMDLSGAQSLIATDIDGDGAADLIIARGDVMPIVLRNEGGSKNHSLRIMLTGLADNKLGLGTKVEVFVNGSSQKFEIAGSSGYRGQGSLEIIAGLGQEEHADIVRMLWPTGVPQDELEVSAVKPLALTELDRRGSSCPVLFAWDGKKYQFVTDVIGAGVVGHWTSPTTRNESDSDEWIKVDGSSLRSRQGLLSLRFGEPMEEINYIDQLRLVAVDHPEGTEVYPDERFMTERPFSGGKAVSASSHRHLPAGAWGDSGEDVLPLLAHRDHEYVRDFKNLDYAGFAKDHELSLELGEWSAERPLRLFMSGFIEYFSASSMYAAWQAGKAPQAPTVEAQMADGSWKMIISDMGFPAGLPRTIVVDLTGKLPPGVRRIRIRTNLQIYWDEILVDNEVEAPAEVRQTELPLAAATLAFRGYPKQIDGKTPGDLTYDYQLISSTGPFQWQRGNYTRYGAVAPLLHAKDDQFVIFGSGEDIDAEFSDANLPLLPPHWKRDYFFYADGFVKDMDFYEALPFTVAEIPFQAMSNYPYPNTEHYPDTDKTLNYQLDWNDRLQTGDRTQLFQFHYVPTLSKPITSRN